A single genomic interval of Mycobacterium sp. DL592 harbors:
- a CDS encoding ABC transporter permease gives MRRFGVSGQGTALPRWVYVPAALGAAFVVLPLVAMALRVDWSRFWTLITSTSSREALLLSLRTATASTALCLLLGVPMAMVLARSSGRLISALRPLILLPLVLPPVVGGIALLYAFGRLGLLGHYLEAAGIRIAFTTTAVVLAQTFVSLPFLVIALEGAARTAGPDYDVVAATLGARPATVWWRVTLPLLAPGLISGAVLAFARALGEFGATLTFAGSRQGVTRTLPLEIYLQRESDPDAAVALSILLVAVAAVVVLGLGARRLAGWNAPVSGG, from the coding sequence ATGAGGCGGTTCGGGGTGTCGGGCCAGGGTACCGCGCTGCCGCGCTGGGTCTATGTGCCCGCCGCTCTGGGTGCGGCGTTCGTGGTTCTGCCACTGGTCGCGATGGCATTGCGCGTCGACTGGTCTCGGTTCTGGACGCTGATCACCAGTACGTCCTCGCGCGAGGCGCTGCTGCTCAGCCTGCGAACGGCGACCGCCAGCACCGCGCTGTGCCTGCTGCTGGGCGTGCCGATGGCGATGGTGCTGGCCCGAAGCAGCGGCCGGTTGATAAGCGCGCTGCGGCCGCTGATCCTGCTGCCGCTGGTGTTGCCGCCGGTCGTCGGCGGTATCGCCCTGCTCTATGCCTTCGGGCGGCTGGGCCTGCTGGGGCACTACCTGGAGGCGGCTGGGATTCGGATCGCGTTCACCACGACGGCGGTCGTGCTGGCGCAGACGTTCGTGTCGTTGCCGTTTCTGGTCATCGCGCTCGAGGGCGCGGCACGCACCGCGGGGCCGGACTACGACGTGGTGGCCGCCACCCTCGGCGCCCGCCCGGCCACGGTGTGGTGGCGGGTGACACTGCCGCTGCTGGCCCCCGGCCTGATCTCCGGCGCGGTGCTGGCCTTCGCCCGGGCGCTTGGGGAGTTCGGCGCCACGCTGACGTTCGCGGGGTCGCGGCAGGGCGTGACCCGCACCCTGCCGCTGGAGATCTACCTGCAGCGGGAAAGCGACCCCGACGCCGCGGTGGCGCTGTCGATACTCCTGGTTGCCGTCGCCGCGGTCGTGGTGCTCGGGCTGGGGGCGCGGCGGCTGGCCGGGTGGAATGCTCCGGTGAGCGGCGGCTGA
- a CDS encoding CPBP family intramembrane glutamic endopeptidase — translation MSDASAVAAPHPHALQLAALHHARVYVDVGIVVVVLALTNLIAHFTTPWANIAVVPAAAVGLVVLVRSRGLGWAELGLGREHWKSGALYAAGAVLLVLTVIAVGALLPWTRPMFLNNHYATISGALLASMIIIPLQTVIPEELAFRGVLHGALDRAWGFRGVAAAGSLLFGMWHIATSLGLTSSNVGFTRIFGGGMFGMVAGVAMAVVATGAAGFVFTWLRRRSGSLIAPIALHWALNGLGALAAALVWHLST, via the coding sequence ATGTCCGACGCCAGCGCGGTCGCCGCGCCTCACCCGCATGCCCTACAACTGGCCGCGCTTCACCATGCGCGCGTCTACGTCGACGTCGGCATCGTCGTGGTGGTTCTGGCGCTGACCAACCTGATCGCCCACTTCACCACGCCATGGGCGAATATCGCGGTGGTGCCTGCGGCCGCGGTCGGCTTGGTCGTCTTGGTGCGCTCGCGTGGGCTGGGCTGGGCTGAACTGGGCCTCGGCCGTGAGCACTGGAAGTCCGGCGCACTGTATGCCGCCGGGGCGGTCCTGCTGGTCCTGACCGTGATCGCCGTGGGCGCGCTGCTGCCGTGGACCCGCCCGATGTTCCTCAACAACCACTACGCGACCATCTCGGGTGCGCTGCTGGCCTCGATGATCATCATTCCGCTGCAAACCGTCATCCCCGAGGAGCTCGCCTTCCGCGGCGTCCTGCACGGCGCGCTGGACCGGGCGTGGGGATTTCGCGGGGTCGCCGCAGCCGGGTCGCTGCTGTTCGGTATGTGGCACATCGCCACCTCCCTTGGTCTGACGAGTAGCAACGTCGGCTTCACCCGCATCTTCGGCGGCGGCATGTTCGGCATGGTCGCCGGTGTCGCGATGGCCGTCGTGGCGACCGGGGCAGCCGGGTTCGTCTTCACCTGGCTGCGCCGCCGCAGTGGCAGCCTGATCGCACCCATCGCGCTGCACTGGGCGCTCAACGGCCTCGGCGCGCTGGCGGCTGCCCTGGTGTGGCACCTGTCGACCTGA
- a CDS encoding sulfate/molybdate ABC transporter ATP-binding protein: protein MAGLRLAATVGARGVDVEFAVAAGEVLAVLGPNGAGKSTVLHVIAGLLVPDAGLVAVGDRVLTDIAAGVQVPTHDRRVGLLLQDPLLFPHLSVQANVEFAPRGRGLGRIRARESAARWLAEVGVAELAGRKPSQLSGGQAQRVAIARALAAEPDVLLLDEPLTGLDVSVAASVRAVLRRVAAADGRATVLITHDLLDVLTLADRVMVLEDGGVAEIGAVADVLAAPRSRFGARIAGVNVIRGVLDGPGAIRGADGVVWHGTPAETLAPGEQVVAVFAPAAVAVYRDPPHGSPRNCVAVTIAELDTTGATVRVRAAAQRDGAPGLAADITAEAAAELRLSPGDAMWFTVKAQEVAVHGAARPAVH, encoded by the coding sequence ATGGCGGGGTTGCGGTTGGCGGCCACGGTCGGCGCGCGCGGTGTGGACGTGGAGTTCGCGGTGGCCGCCGGTGAAGTGCTGGCGGTGCTCGGGCCCAACGGTGCGGGGAAGTCCACGGTGCTGCATGTGATCGCCGGCCTGCTGGTTCCGGACGCCGGCCTCGTTGCGGTCGGGGACCGGGTGCTGACCGATATCGCCGCCGGTGTCCAGGTGCCCACCCACGACCGCCGGGTGGGGCTGTTGCTGCAGGATCCGCTGCTGTTTCCGCACCTGAGCGTGCAGGCCAATGTGGAGTTCGCGCCGCGCGGACGGGGTCTGGGCCGCATCCGGGCCCGGGAGAGCGCGGCGCGTTGGCTGGCCGAGGTCGGGGTGGCCGAGTTGGCGGGGCGGAAACCGTCGCAGCTGTCGGGCGGTCAGGCTCAGCGGGTGGCGATCGCGCGGGCACTGGCCGCCGAACCCGATGTGCTGCTGCTCGACGAGCCGCTGACCGGTCTCGACGTGTCGGTGGCCGCCTCGGTGCGGGCCGTCTTGCGCCGGGTGGCCGCGGCCGATGGGCGGGCGACGGTCCTGATCACGCACGACCTGCTCGACGTTCTGACCCTGGCCGACCGGGTGATGGTGCTCGAGGACGGTGGGGTGGCCGAGATCGGCGCGGTGGCCGACGTCCTGGCGGCGCCCCGCAGCCGATTCGGGGCCCGTATCGCCGGTGTCAACGTGATTCGCGGTGTGCTGGACGGTCCGGGCGCGATCAGAGGTGCCGACGGCGTCGTGTGGCACGGCACGCCGGCCGAAACGCTGGCGCCGGGGGAGCAGGTTGTCGCTGTGTTCGCCCCGGCTGCCGTGGCGGTGTACCGGGACCCACCGCATGGCAGTCCACGGAACTGCGTCGCGGTGACGATCGCCGAGTTGGACACCACCGGTGCGACGGTCCGCGTGCGCGCCGCCGCCCAGCGCGACGGCGCACCGGGACTGGCGGCCGATATCACCGCCGAGGCGGCTGCCGAACTGCGATTGAGCCCCGGGGATGCGATGTGGTTCACCGTCAAGGCTCAGGAGGTCGCCGTGCACGGCGCGGCCAGGCCGGCTGTGCACTGA
- a CDS encoding zinc-binding alcohol dehydrogenase family protein, whose translation MATEPTTMRAWRVRHPGPMRTGPLELDTAAAVPEPGPGELLVAVRACGVCRTDLHVSEGDLAVHRAGVTPGHEVVGEVVAAGPGAGDGFAVGDRVGIAWLRHTCGVCPYCRRGDENLCPESRYTGWDADGGYAEFATVPAAFAHHLPDGYTDSELAPLLCAGIIGYRSLMRAQLPAGGRLGLYGFGGSAHITAQVALAQGAEVHVMTRGAQARELALALGVASAQGAADPPPVKLDAAILFAPVGDLVLPALEALDRGGTLAIAGIHLSDIPPLNYQRHLFQERQVRSVTSNTRQDARDFLAFAQRHRIEVTSPEYPLAQADRALTDLAEGRIAGAAVLLA comes from the coding sequence ATGGCGACCGAACCGACCACCATGCGCGCCTGGCGGGTGCGCCACCCGGGGCCGATGCGCACCGGGCCGCTGGAACTCGACACAGCGGCGGCCGTCCCGGAGCCGGGACCGGGCGAGCTGCTGGTCGCGGTGCGCGCCTGCGGGGTGTGTCGCACCGATCTGCACGTCAGTGAGGGCGACCTGGCCGTTCACCGGGCCGGGGTGACACCCGGCCACGAGGTGGTCGGTGAGGTCGTCGCGGCCGGCCCTGGCGCCGGTGACGGGTTCGCGGTGGGGGACCGGGTCGGCATCGCCTGGCTGCGCCACACCTGCGGGGTGTGCCCGTACTGCCGCCGCGGTGACGAGAACCTGTGCCCGGAGTCCCGCTACACCGGCTGGGATGCCGACGGCGGCTATGCCGAATTCGCCACGGTGCCAGCCGCTTTCGCCCATCATCTGCCGGACGGCTATACCGACAGCGAACTGGCGCCCCTGCTGTGCGCGGGGATCATCGGCTACCGCTCGCTGATGCGTGCCCAGCTTCCGGCCGGTGGGCGTCTGGGGCTCTACGGGTTCGGCGGCAGTGCCCACATCACCGCGCAGGTCGCGCTGGCGCAGGGGGCCGAGGTCCATGTGATGACCAGGGGTGCCCAGGCCCGGGAGTTGGCGTTGGCCCTCGGCGTCGCCTCCGCGCAGGGAGCCGCCGACCCGCCGCCGGTGAAGCTGGACGCCGCGATCCTCTTCGCCCCGGTGGGTGACCTCGTGCTGCCGGCACTCGAGGCGCTGGACCGGGGCGGAACGCTGGCGATCGCCGGGATCCACCTCAGCGACATCCCGCCGCTGAACTATCAGCGGCACCTGTTCCAGGAGCGCCAGGTTCGCTCGGTGACCTCCAACACTCGCCAGGACGCCCGCGATTTTCTCGCGTTCGCCCAGCGCCACCGTATCGAGGTGACGAGTCCGGAATACCCACTGGCACAAGCGGATCGTGCACTGACCGATCTGGCCGAGGGGCGCATCGCCGGGGCAGCGGTACTGCTGGCCTGA
- a CDS encoding LLM class F420-dependent oxidoreductase yields MTIRLGFQIPNFSYGTGVAELFPTVIAQAQEAEAAGFDSVFVMDHFYQLPMLGSPDQPMLEAYTALGALATATERVQLGTLVTGNTYRNPTLLAKTITTLDVISQGRAILGIGTGWFELEHDQLGYEFGTFTDRFNKLEEALSIIVPMTEGQRPTVEGKYYRAKDALANPRFRDHIPLMIGGSGEKKTFSLAARHFDHLNIIAGFPELPGKVSVLAQRCEEVDRDPATLETSVLVSVVAGDNLSDDIVPAEMKGRMVVGTPEHVAEQIKTNVIDVGIDGVIINMPGYVPGAITKVGEALRPVVGY; encoded by the coding sequence GTGACGATTCGACTTGGTTTCCAGATCCCGAACTTCTCGTACGGCACCGGCGTCGCCGAACTGTTCCCGACGGTGATCGCCCAGGCGCAGGAGGCCGAGGCCGCCGGCTTCGACTCGGTCTTCGTGATGGACCACTTCTATCAGCTGCCCATGCTCGGTTCGCCCGATCAACCGATGTTGGAGGCCTACACGGCACTAGGTGCCCTGGCCACCGCCACCGAGCGAGTCCAGCTGGGCACCCTGGTCACCGGCAACACGTACCGCAACCCGACGCTGCTGGCCAAGACCATCACCACGCTGGACGTCATCAGCCAGGGACGGGCCATCCTCGGCATCGGCACCGGCTGGTTCGAGCTCGAGCACGACCAGCTCGGCTACGAGTTCGGCACGTTCACCGACCGGTTCAACAAGCTCGAAGAAGCGCTGTCGATCATCGTGCCGATGACCGAAGGCCAGCGCCCGACCGTCGAAGGCAAGTACTACCGCGCCAAGGACGCGCTGGCCAATCCCCGCTTCCGCGACCACATTCCGCTGATGATCGGTGGCAGTGGCGAGAAAAAGACGTTCAGCCTGGCCGCCCGCCACTTCGACCACCTCAACATCATCGCGGGCTTTCCCGAGCTGCCCGGCAAGGTCTCGGTGCTGGCCCAGCGCTGCGAAGAGGTCGACCGCGACCCGGCGACGCTGGAAACCAGCGTGCTGGTCAGCGTGGTGGCCGGCGACAACCTCAGCGACGACATCGTGCCCGCCGAGATGAAGGGCCGGATGGTCGTCGGTACCCCGGAGCACGTCGCCGAGCAGATCAAGACCAACGTGATCGACGTCGGAATCGACGGCGTCATCATCAACATGCCCGGCTACGTCCCCGGCGCGATCACCAAAGTCGGCGAGGCACTGCGCCCGGTTGTGGGTTACTGA
- a CDS encoding CGNR zinc finger domain-containing protein, giving the protein MPQAPVVWLGDAEAKPAPEPLTRVQELVNTVDRESGADRLALAADAEPWLRAHHLLADGHAATPEELRTIREVREALRAMLVHNAGGSVPSATQLLPLRHITESATARVQLDADGAVRLGVDDDSVAGRLLALLLVVAQAQRDGTWAHLKACGNEACRWAFYDRSRNHGGTWCDMATCGNKLKNREFRARRSRSG; this is encoded by the coding sequence ATGCCGCAGGCTCCCGTCGTGTGGCTCGGCGACGCCGAGGCCAAACCCGCACCCGAACCACTCACCCGGGTTCAGGAGTTGGTCAACACCGTTGACCGGGAATCGGGTGCCGACCGGTTGGCGCTGGCCGCCGACGCCGAGCCGTGGCTCAGAGCGCATCACCTGCTGGCCGACGGGCACGCGGCCACCCCCGAGGAACTGCGGACCATCCGGGAGGTGCGGGAGGCGTTGCGCGCCATGCTCGTCCACAACGCCGGCGGCTCCGTACCCAGCGCCACCCAATTGCTCCCCCTGCGGCACATCACCGAGTCTGCCACCGCGCGGGTGCAATTGGACGCAGACGGGGCCGTTCGGCTCGGCGTCGACGACGACTCGGTCGCCGGACGGCTGCTGGCGCTGCTGCTGGTCGTCGCCCAGGCGCAACGCGACGGCACCTGGGCTCATCTCAAGGCCTGCGGTAACGAGGCCTGCCGCTGGGCCTTCTACGACCGTTCCCGTAACCATGGTGGTACGTGGTGCGATATGGCGACCTGCGGAAACAAACTCAAGAACCGGGAGTTCCGCGCGCGCCGCAGCCGCTCCGGGTGA
- a CDS encoding SDR family oxidoreductase codes for MAMDVLVTGGDTELGRVVAEGFRDAGHKVVISGARRDDLEVAAKELDVDAVVCDTTDPSSLAEVRTQFPHHLDTIVHVPAPRWIGGDPRTYTMADTASAWRSTLDATVLSAVLLVQNIGDHLRSGGAIVTVVPDNPRDGSAEAAVKGALSNWTAGQADYFGTRGITINTVATGRSAEPTYDGLSSTPPSVSAEIARLALFLTSPSARHITGQTLHVGRGALANFG; via the coding sequence ATGGCGATGGACGTGCTGGTTACTGGCGGAGACACCGAACTGGGACGCGTCGTGGCGGAAGGCTTCCGCGACGCCGGCCACAAGGTCGTCATCAGCGGCGCCCGCCGCGACGACCTGGAGGTCGCCGCCAAGGAACTCGATGTCGACGCGGTCGTTTGCGATACGACGGATCCGTCGTCGCTGGCCGAGGTCCGCACGCAGTTCCCCCACCACCTCGACACCATCGTGCACGTCCCCGCACCACGGTGGATCGGTGGTGACCCGCGCACCTACACGATGGCCGACACCGCCAGCGCATGGCGCTCGACGCTGGACGCCACCGTGCTGTCCGCGGTGCTGCTCGTCCAGAACATCGGCGACCACCTGCGTTCGGGCGGTGCCATCGTCACCGTCGTGCCCGACAATCCGCGCGACGGCAGCGCCGAGGCCGCGGTCAAGGGAGCGCTGTCGAACTGGACGGCCGGGCAGGCCGACTACTTCGGTACCCGCGGCATCACCATCAACACCGTGGCGACCGGCCGCAGCGCCGAGCCGACCTACGACGGGCTGAGCTCCACCCCGCCGTCGGTGTCGGCCGAAATCGCCCGGCTCGCACTGTTTTTGACCAGTCCGTCGGCCCGGCACATCACCGGTCAGACGTTGCATGTCGGCCGCGGGGCGCTGGCCAACTTCGGCTGA
- a CDS encoding GlsB/YeaQ/YmgE family stress response membrane protein, which produces MDTMATTEFLARSTTLTSVGWIGYIIIGAIAGWIAGKLVKGGGSGILLNIVIGVVGALIGGFLLSFFLNTAAGGWWFTLFTAVLGSVILLWILGKVRK; this is translated from the coding sequence ATGGACACGATGGCGACCACCGAATTCCTCGCGCGTTCGACCACGCTGACCAGCGTCGGCTGGATCGGCTACATCATCATCGGCGCGATCGCCGGCTGGATCGCGGGCAAGCTCGTCAAGGGCGGCGGTTCAGGAATCCTGCTCAACATCGTCATCGGCGTGGTCGGCGCCCTCATCGGCGGCTTCCTGCTGAGCTTCTTCCTGAACACCGCCGCAGGCGGCTGGTGGTTCACGCTGTTCACCGCCGTTCTCGGCTCGGTGATTCTGTTGTGGATCCTGGGCAAGGTCCGCAAGTAG
- a CDS encoding nitroreductase family protein, producing MLRELPDKATVEAALALAVRAPSVHNSQPWRWRIGEESVHLYADPTRHLPHIDPARRDLMLSCGVALQHFTVALAALGWATEVQRFPNPADPDHLASIAILGAAANDQDIALAAAIPRRRTDRRWFSSWPVPGGDIALMAARAARAGVSLRRVEDEGELAALVTRAVRLHISDPGYLAELSMWSGRHGTVAGVPARNTPPSEKQGRFPARVFANPALEQPGDVEPRDDAGVVLVLATATDDVLAWLHAGEATGSVVLTATALGLASCPLTEPLEIEQTRDELRARLLDGDGFPQMLLRVGWAGLNADPLPATPRRPLTDVAANLDGSPLQTVT from the coding sequence ATGCTGAGAGAACTGCCTGACAAAGCAACTGTCGAAGCCGCGCTGGCGCTGGCGGTCCGCGCACCGTCGGTCCACAACTCGCAGCCCTGGCGGTGGCGGATCGGCGAGGAAAGCGTGCATCTCTATGCCGATCCGACCCGGCATCTGCCACACATCGACCCGGCCCGCCGCGACCTCATGCTCAGTTGTGGCGTTGCGCTGCAACACTTCACTGTTGCACTGGCCGCTCTGGGCTGGGCCACCGAAGTGCAGCGCTTCCCCAACCCGGCCGACCCCGACCACCTGGCGAGCATCGCAATTCTCGGCGCGGCCGCCAACGACCAGGACATCGCTCTTGCCGCCGCGATACCGCGCCGCCGCACCGACCGGCGGTGGTTCTCGTCATGGCCGGTGCCCGGCGGCGACATCGCGTTGATGGCGGCGCGGGCGGCCCGGGCAGGAGTGTCGCTGCGCCGGGTCGAGGACGAGGGTGAGCTGGCGGCGCTGGTGACACGGGCGGTGCGCTTGCACATCAGCGATCCTGGGTACCTGGCGGAGCTGTCGATGTGGAGCGGCAGGCACGGCACGGTCGCGGGGGTGCCGGCCCGCAACACGCCACCGTCGGAGAAGCAGGGCCGGTTTCCCGCGCGGGTATTCGCCAATCCGGCCCTCGAACAACCCGGTGACGTCGAGCCCCGCGACGACGCCGGCGTGGTGCTGGTGCTGGCGACCGCAACCGACGACGTGCTGGCGTGGCTGCATGCCGGGGAGGCCACCGGTTCGGTCGTGCTCACCGCGACCGCACTGGGCCTGGCCAGCTGCCCGCTGACCGAGCCGCTGGAAATCGAGCAGACACGCGACGAGTTGCGGGCCCGACTGCTCGACGGCGACGGCTTTCCGCAGATGCTGCTGCGCGTCGGCTGGGCGGGACTCAATGCCGACCCGCTGCCGGCCACGCCGCGGCGTCCACTCACCGACGTGGCGGCCAACCTCGACGGCTCGCCGCTGCAGACGGTGACGTAG
- a CDS encoding APA family fibronectin-binding glycoprotein — protein sequence MSEPDPTSRRTGLWTALAVTAVTAASAVTIALPSTTAAADPATPTPSTTAAPPASQVPAPPADPNAPPAGTVSPAPAPLDPNAPPPPADPNAPPAEPSAAPAPPPEPGRVNNATGGFSYLLPAGWVVSDASRLNYGQALLSKETGPSQNGQPAPTANDTSILLGRLDLKLFAGAEQDNSKAAVRLASDMGEFFMPFPGVRINQQTGALQAGDMPGYFSSYEVKFTDTTKPNGQIWAGVVGSANPNAPRTERNQRWFVVWLGTAKDPIDPAAAKALAESIKPYSPPPPPAPDPNAPAPAPPTPGNRVGIPIPVETPVPEMMPAG from the coding sequence ATGAGTGAGCCGGACCCGACATCACGACGCACGGGCCTGTGGACGGCGCTCGCGGTCACCGCCGTGACCGCGGCCAGTGCTGTCACCATCGCCCTTCCGTCGACTACGGCAGCCGCCGATCCCGCGACGCCCACGCCGTCGACGACGGCCGCGCCACCGGCGAGCCAGGTCCCGGCCCCGCCGGCCGATCCGAACGCGCCGCCCGCCGGCACCGTTTCTCCCGCGCCCGCTCCACTGGACCCGAACGCGCCGCCGCCGCCGGCCGATCCCAACGCCCCGCCCGCCGAGCCGAGCGCGGCACCCGCGCCGCCGCCGGAGCCGGGCCGGGTCAACAACGCCACCGGCGGGTTCAGCTACCTGTTGCCGGCAGGCTGGGTGGTCTCGGACGCGTCGCGGCTGAACTACGGCCAGGCACTGCTGAGCAAGGAGACCGGTCCGTCGCAGAACGGCCAGCCCGCGCCGACCGCCAACGACACCAGCATCCTGCTGGGCCGGCTGGACCTGAAGTTGTTCGCCGGTGCCGAGCAGGACAACAGCAAGGCGGCCGTGCGCCTGGCCTCCGATATGGGCGAGTTCTTCATGCCGTTCCCCGGCGTGCGGATCAATCAGCAGACCGGCGCACTTCAGGCCGGTGACATGCCCGGATACTTCTCCTCCTACGAGGTTAAGTTCACCGACACCACCAAGCCCAACGGGCAGATCTGGGCCGGTGTGGTCGGCTCGGCAAACCCGAACGCGCCCCGCACCGAACGCAACCAGCGCTGGTTCGTCGTCTGGCTGGGCACCGCGAAGGATCCGATCGACCCGGCAGCGGCCAAGGCGCTCGCCGAGTCGATCAAGCCGTACTCCCCGCCGCCACCGCCTGCGCCGGACCCGAATGCCCCGGCGCCCGCGCCGCCGACGCCCGGCAACCGCGTGGGTATTCCGATCCCGGTGGAGACTCCGGTCCCCGAAATGATGCCCGCGGGCTGA